One region of Mucilaginibacter sp. 14171R-50 genomic DNA includes:
- a CDS encoding universal stress protein, with amino-acid sequence MKMILVLTDFSRNSAHAARSAAWLAEKFHAGLLLWNCSPKIPIMPGYLGGAAVAEAVAGTGEGEGLLDVAVRQLDDYISSTGGTYKPRLFTCYKEGSLERELALQLDEHPVELIVMGSAASSCSVEHVFSGSDTFKVLETATCPVLVVPPRAGLDQLEKIVFATDFEPQDLNALRHLQELFSMFDLDIELVHVTLNGDKDDSTIAKEKQFLTQLSGFDKPINYKEIRGKDVTGRLNRISKQTGADLLSMTHHQYSVFKRLLTYSQAKKELAHQKIPLLLFPFNAKR; translated from the coding sequence ATGAAAATGATACTGGTTTTAACAGATTTCTCGCGGAATTCGGCTCACGCAGCCCGTTCAGCCGCCTGGCTGGCGGAAAAATTCCACGCAGGCCTGCTGCTATGGAACTGTTCACCAAAGATACCTATAATGCCGGGCTACCTGGGAGGTGCTGCAGTAGCCGAAGCGGTGGCCGGAACCGGGGAAGGCGAAGGGTTGCTTGATGTGGCGGTGCGACAATTAGACGACTATATTAGCAGCACCGGCGGCACATACAAGCCACGATTATTTACCTGTTACAAGGAAGGAAGCCTGGAAAGGGAACTGGCCCTGCAATTGGACGAACACCCGGTTGAGCTGATCGTGATGGGTTCGGCAGCTTCGTCGTGCAGCGTTGAACATGTTTTTAGCGGAAGCGACACATTCAAAGTTCTTGAAACAGCAACATGCCCTGTATTGGTTGTGCCGCCAAGAGCTGGTTTGGATCAATTGGAAAAGATAGTTTTTGCCACTGATTTTGAACCGCAGGATCTAAACGCGCTTCGCCATCTTCAGGAACTATTTTCGATGTTTGATTTGGATATCGAACTGGTGCATGTTACGCTGAATGGCGATAAGGATGATTCTACCATCGCTAAAGAAAAGCAGTTCCTGACGCAATTGAGCGGGTTTGATAAACCGATCAACTATAAAGAGATCCGGGGGAAAGATGTTACCGGCCGTTTGAACCGCATCAGTAAACAAACGGGTGCCGACCTGCTTTCAATGACGCATCACCAATATTCGGTATTTAAAAGACTGCTGACCTACAGCCAGGCCAAAAAAGAACTGGCACATCAAAAAATACCGTTGTTATTATTCCCCTTTAATGCTAAAAGGTGA